In one Inquilinus sp. Marseille-Q2685 genomic region, the following are encoded:
- a CDS encoding NADP-dependent isocitrate dehydrogenase, translated as MAKIKVKTPVVELDGDEMTRIIWQFIKDKLILPYLDIDLRYYDLGIEYRDQTDDQVTIDAAEAIKQFGVGVKCATITPDEARVKEFNLKKMWKSPNGTIRNIVGGTIFREPIICRNVPRLVPGWRKPIVVGRHAFGDQYRATDLKVPGPGTLTMTYTPADGSQPVELEVFKFPGAGVALSMYNLDESIRGFAQSSLNYGLLRNMPVYLSTKNTILKGYDGRFKDIFQEVYDAEFKDRFQKAGLVYEHRLIDDMVASALKWEGGFVWACKNYDGDVQSDSVAQGFGSLGLMTSVLLTPDGKTVEAEAAHGTVTRHYREHQKGRATSTNPIASIFAWTQGLTYRARFDETPELLRFAQTLEKVCVETVEAGQMTKDLAILIGPDQPWMTTEQFLDKLDQNLQAAIG; from the coding sequence ATGGCCAAGATCAAGGTCAAGACCCCGGTCGTCGAGCTCGACGGCGACGAGATGACGCGCATCATCTGGCAGTTCATCAAGGACAAGCTGATCCTGCCGTATCTCGACATCGATCTCCGCTACTACGATCTCGGGATCGAGTACCGCGACCAGACCGACGACCAGGTGACGATCGACGCGGCCGAGGCGATCAAGCAGTTCGGCGTCGGCGTGAAATGCGCCACCATCACCCCGGACGAGGCCCGGGTGAAGGAGTTCAACCTCAAGAAGATGTGGAAGTCGCCGAACGGGACGATCCGCAACATCGTCGGCGGCACCATCTTCCGCGAACCGATCATCTGCCGCAACGTGCCGCGCCTGGTGCCCGGATGGCGCAAGCCGATCGTGGTCGGCCGCCACGCCTTCGGCGACCAGTACCGCGCCACCGATCTGAAGGTCCCCGGCCCGGGCACCCTGACCATGACCTACACCCCGGCCGACGGCAGCCAGCCGGTCGAGCTCGAGGTGTTCAAGTTCCCGGGCGCGGGCGTCGCTCTCAGCATGTACAACCTGGACGAATCCATCCGCGGCTTCGCCCAGTCGTCGCTGAACTACGGCCTGCTGCGCAACATGCCGGTCTACCTGTCGACCAAGAACACCATCCTCAAGGGGTATGACGGGCGGTTCAAGGACATCTTCCAGGAGGTCTACGACGCCGAGTTCAAGGACCGGTTCCAGAAGGCCGGCCTGGTCTACGAGCATCGCCTGATCGACGACATGGTCGCCTCGGCCCTGAAGTGGGAGGGCGGCTTCGTCTGGGCCTGCAAGAACTACGACGGCGACGTGCAGTCGGATTCGGTGGCGCAGGGCTTCGGCTCTCTCGGCCTGATGACCTCGGTGCTGCTGACCCCCGACGGCAAGACGGTCGAGGCCGAGGCGGCGCACGGCACGGTGACCCGCCACTACCGCGAGCACCAGAAGGGCCGCGCCACCTCGACCAACCCGATCGCCTCGATCTTCGCCTGGACCCAGGGCCTGACCTACCGCGCCCGCTTCGACGAGACCCCCGAGCTGCTGCGCTTCGCCCAGACGCTCGAGAAGGTCTGCGTCGAGACGGTCGAGGCCGGCCAGATGACCAAGGACCTCGCCATCCTGATCGGGCCGGATCAGCCCTGGATGACCACCGAGCAGTTCCTGGACAAGCTGGACCAGAACCTGCAGGCGGCGATCGGCTGA
- a CDS encoding TIGR00730 family Rossman fold protein, translating to MADIRSLCVYCGSSSRVDERYKSAAANLGALIAARGLQLVYGGGRVGLMGIVADAALGAGGKVVGIIPEHIQALEVEHTGLTELHVVDSMHTRKRMMFDRSDAFVVLPGGLGTLDETFEMLTWRQLKLHDKPVVFVDIDGYWRPFLRLVDHMVAQGFCRKEHRDLFQVVETVEEVFGAIAAPQPVAGRASDKWV from the coding sequence ATGGCCGACATCCGTTCCCTCTGCGTCTATTGCGGCTCCTCCTCCCGCGTCGACGAGCGTTACAAATCCGCCGCCGCCAACCTCGGCGCCCTGATCGCCGCCCGCGGCCTGCAGCTGGTCTATGGCGGCGGCCGGGTCGGGCTGATGGGCATCGTCGCCGACGCCGCGCTCGGCGCCGGGGGCAAGGTCGTCGGCATCATCCCCGAGCACATCCAGGCGCTGGAGGTCGAGCACACCGGCCTGACCGAGTTGCACGTCGTCGACAGCATGCACACCCGCAAGCGGATGATGTTCGACCGCTCCGATGCCTTCGTCGTGTTGCCGGGCGGCCTGGGCACGCTGGACGAGACCTTCGAGATGCTGACCTGGCGGCAGCTCAAGCTGCACGACAAGCCGGTCGTCTTCGTCGACATCGACGGCTACTGGCGCCCGTTCCTGCGCCTGGTCGACCACATGGTCGCCCAGGGCTTCTGCCGGAAGGAGCATCGCGACCTGTTCCAGGTGGTCGAGACGGTCGAGGAGGTGTTCGGCGCCATCGCCGCGCCGCAGCCGGTCGCCGGCCGCGCCAGCGACAAATGGGTGTAG
- a CDS encoding LysM peptidoglycan-binding domain-containing protein, whose translation MAPDTRQEDTSQAPAQPPQPPTQPQASTQPPQAPAEPQASIQSQVPAQPAAAGPATPEPSAALGFDAIRVNSDGGVTIAGRGPAGARILLMDGDRQIGSAQADSSGNWVFVSDAPIAAGDHQLSLRLADGSTASGEVATVVVPERGRDIAGRPAAGSGSSPLVLLTPQQGQGASTVLQAPLSTPRPAAAAPGGAGGALSIDVIDYGEGGTVIVSGRGKADATVRLYLDNRPIGEGRTDGKGLFRIQAEGRIAPGIYRLRADLLDAAGKVTARAETPFQRAAPAEIAVAEGRVVVQPGNSLWRIARRVYGEGLRYTVIYQANQEQIRDPDLIYPGQVFTTPAAPASAAPG comes from the coding sequence TTGGCACCGGATACGCGCCAGGAGGACACATCCCAGGCCCCGGCCCAGCCGCCTCAGCCTCCAACCCAACCGCAGGCTTCGACCCAGCCGCCGCAAGCCCCGGCCGAGCCGCAGGCCTCGATCCAGTCGCAGGTTCCGGCCCAGCCCGCTGCCGCCGGGCCGGCCACGCCAGAGCCGTCGGCGGCTCTGGGCTTCGACGCGATCCGGGTGAATTCGGACGGCGGCGTCACCATCGCCGGGCGCGGCCCGGCCGGGGCCCGCATCCTGCTGATGGACGGCGACCGGCAGATCGGGTCGGCCCAGGCCGATAGCTCCGGCAACTGGGTCTTCGTCTCGGACGCGCCGATCGCGGCCGGCGACCATCAGCTGTCGCTGCGTCTGGCCGACGGCAGCACCGCCTCGGGCGAGGTCGCCACGGTGGTGGTGCCGGAACGCGGTCGCGACATCGCCGGCCGGCCGGCCGCCGGCAGCGGCAGCAGCCCTCTGGTGCTGTTGACGCCGCAGCAGGGGCAGGGCGCCTCGACCGTGCTGCAGGCCCCGCTGTCGACGCCGAGGCCCGCTGCTGCGGCGCCGGGCGGGGCCGGCGGCGCGCTGTCGATCGACGTCATCGACTATGGCGAGGGCGGCACCGTCATCGTCAGCGGTCGCGGCAAGGCCGATGCCACCGTCCGGCTCTATCTCGACAATCGGCCGATCGGCGAGGGCCGGACCGACGGCAAGGGCCTGTTCCGGATACAAGCCGAGGGAAGGATCGCGCCGGGCATCTACCGCCTGCGGGCCGACCTGCTCGACGCCGCGGGCAAGGTGACGGCGCGGGCCGAGACCCCGTTCCAGCGGGCGGCGCCGGCCGAGATCGCGGTGGCCGAGGGGCGGGTCGTGGTCCAGCCCGGCAACAGCCTGTGGCGGATCGCCCGCCGGGTCTATGGCGAAGGGCTGCGCTACACCGTGATCTACCAGGCCAACCAGGAGCAGATCCGTGATCCCGACCTGATCTATCCCGGGCAGGTCTTCACGACGCCGGCGGCTCCGGCCTCGGCGGCTCCCGGCTGA
- a CDS encoding formimidoylglutamate deiminase, whose translation MTTRYFAETALLADGWADDVLIEVDAGGDIVRVSAGAARGDAEPVAGVVLPGMANLHSHAFQRAMAGLAETASGPGDDFWSWREQMYRFVRVLDPAQVEAVAAQLYVEMLKAGYTCVAEFHYLHHQPDGTPYADRAELSRRVIAAAKATGIGIAHLPVLYATGGFGGQKAGEGQRRFLNDVDGILDIIGRLRADHAGDPDVRIGVAPHSLRAVPPEMLAAAVSGMTSADPAAPIHIHIAEQVKEVEQCLAWSGARPVEWLLGHAAVDNRWCLVHATHLTEAETADLAASGAVAGLCPTTEANLGDGLFPLAPYLAAGGALGIGSDSHISVGVIEELRWLEYGQRLAHRRRAVAAGPDRPSVGATLFQAAIDGGARSVGRATGRIEAGARADLVVLDRDHPALIGRRGDALLDSFVFAGNDPPIRHVMAGGRWRVRDGRHADEAAVAARYRTVMAALLA comes from the coding sequence TTGACCACGCGCTATTTCGCCGAGACCGCCCTGCTGGCCGACGGCTGGGCCGATGACGTCCTGATCGAGGTCGACGCCGGGGGCGACATCGTTCGCGTCTCGGCCGGGGCGGCGCGAGGGGATGCGGAGCCGGTCGCGGGCGTCGTCCTGCCGGGCATGGCCAACTTGCACAGCCACGCCTTCCAGCGCGCCATGGCCGGCCTGGCCGAGACCGCGTCGGGTCCCGGCGACGATTTCTGGAGCTGGCGCGAGCAGATGTACCGCTTCGTCCGCGTGCTCGACCCCGCCCAGGTCGAGGCGGTGGCCGCCCAGCTGTATGTCGAGATGCTGAAGGCCGGCTACACCTGCGTGGCCGAATTCCACTACCTGCACCACCAGCCGGACGGCACCCCCTATGCCGACCGGGCGGAGCTGTCGCGCCGGGTGATCGCGGCGGCGAAGGCGACCGGCATCGGCATCGCCCACCTGCCGGTGCTCTACGCCACCGGCGGCTTCGGCGGGCAGAAGGCCGGCGAGGGGCAGCGCCGCTTCCTGAACGACGTCGACGGCATCCTCGACATCATCGGCCGGCTGCGCGCCGACCATGCCGGCGACCCGGATGTCCGCATCGGCGTCGCCCCGCATTCGCTGCGCGCGGTGCCGCCCGAGATGCTGGCGGCGGCGGTGTCGGGGATGACCTCGGCCGATCCGGCGGCGCCGATCCACATCCACATTGCCGAGCAGGTCAAGGAAGTCGAGCAATGCCTGGCCTGGAGCGGGGCCCGACCGGTCGAATGGCTGCTCGGCCACGCCGCGGTCGACAACCGCTGGTGCCTGGTCCATGCCACCCACCTGACCGAAGCCGAGACCGCGGATCTCGCGGCCAGCGGCGCGGTCGCCGGGTTGTGCCCGACCACCGAGGCCAATCTCGGCGACGGGCTGTTCCCCCTCGCCCCGTATCTCGCCGCCGGCGGCGCGCTCGGCATCGGTTCGGACAGCCACATCTCGGTCGGGGTGATCGAGGAGCTGCGCTGGCTGGAATACGGCCAGCGCTTGGCCCACCGGAGGCGCGCTGTCGCCGCCGGGCCGGACCGGCCTTCGGTCGGCGCCACGCTGTTCCAGGCCGCGATCGACGGCGGCGCCCGCTCGGTCGGCCGCGCCACCGGCCGGATCGAGGCCGGCGCACGAGCCGATCTCGTCGTGCTCGACCGCGACCATCCGGCGCTGATCGGTCGCCGCGGCGATGCCTTGCTCGACAGCTTCGTCTTCGCCGGCAACGACCCGCCGATCCGCCACGTCATGGCCGGCGGCCGCTGGCGTGTCCGCGACGGCCGCCATGCCGACGAAGCCGCGGTGGCGGCGCGCTACCGGACGGTGATGGCGGCGCTGCTGGCGTGA